A part of Helicobacter fennelliae genomic DNA contains:
- a CDS encoding cupin domain-containing protein — protein MREFSAQELTKAGSLGSFTGDSKIFSGKVKVSAMFKANAWRAFSSGLVEFDKGARSAWHTHPAGQTLIVTEGEILTGTADGKAWLAKKGDVISCPPNIKHFHGASTDTKGVHIALTGVKDTQNVKWLELVSDEEYKEAMQKARKESN, from the coding sequence GTGAGAGAATTTAGCGCGCAGGAACTGACAAAAGCGGGGAGTTTGGGAAGCTTTACGGGCGATTCCAAAATCTTTAGCGGTAAAGTCAAAGTGAGCGCGATGTTTAAGGCAAATGCGTGGCGAGCCTTTAGCAGCGGCTTAGTAGAGTTTGACAAAGGTGCAAGGAGTGCGTGGCACACGCACCCAGCAGGGCAAACTCTAATCGTAACAGAGGGCGAGATACTCACAGGCACGGCTGATGGCAAGGCGTGGCTAGCCAAAAAGGGTGATGTGATAAGCTGCCCGCCAAATATCAAGCATTTTCACGGCGCAAGCACGGACACAAAAGGCGTGCATATCGCGCTAACGGGTGTCAAAGATACACAAAATGTAAAATGGCTTGAGCTTGTAAGCGATGAGGAGTATAAAGAGGCGATGCAAAAAGCGCGGAAAGAGAGCAACTAA
- a CDS encoding alpha/beta fold hydrolase, producing the protein MKNLFVSLNIFILSIALYACANQNGFISIEKQGSFFAGGVVQKDAKGHTNHADHAYVFWQIPLKAYKYPLIFAHGIEQSAKTWQSTPDGREGFDTLFLKEGFGVYLVDQPRHGKAGKSSEEVLLKPSFSDEMWFNHFRLGIYPRFFEDVSFPKDAESLEQFLRQSTPTIAKTQDLEVYARAYVALLERLDNGGILITHSQGGAVGWKVALQSDKVKGIVTYEPGGDLPFPKGEMPELGRTLTRAGTSEGIEISKEEFLQFTKNRL; encoded by the coding sequence ATGAAAAATTTATTTGTAAGCCTCAATATTTTTATTTTGAGTATTGCGCTTTACGCGTGTGCGAATCAAAATGGTTTTATCAGCATAGAAAAACAGGGTTCGTTCTTTGCGGGTGGCGTGGTGCAAAAGGATGCCAAAGGGCACACTAACCACGCAGACCATGCCTATGTCTTTTGGCAGATTCCCTTAAAGGCGTATAAATACCCGCTCATCTTTGCGCACGGCATAGAACAAAGTGCCAAAACCTGGCAAAGCACGCCCGATGGCAGAGAGGGCTTTGACACGCTCTTTTTGAAAGAGGGCTTTGGCGTGTATCTCGTTGACCAGCCAAGGCACGGCAAAGCGGGCAAGAGTAGCGAGGAGGTGCTGCTAAAGCCAAGCTTTAGTGATGAGATGTGGTTTAACCACTTTAGATTGGGTATTTACCCGCGTTTTTTTGAGGATGTGTCCTTTCCAAAAGATGCGGAGAGTTTGGAGCAGTTTTTAAGACAGAGTACGCCAACCATAGCAAAAACGCAGGATTTGGAGGTTTATGCAAGGGCTTATGTGGCATTGTTGGAGCGGCTTGACAACGGTGGCATTTTAATCACGCACTCTCAAGGCGGGGCCGTGGGCTGGAAAGTGGCTTTGCAAAGCGATAAAGTCAAGGGCATTGTAACTTATGAGCCCGGCGGGGATCTGCCCTTTCCAAAAGGAGAGATGCCAGAGCTTGGCAGGACGCTCACGCG
- a CDS encoding aldo/keto reductase codes for MEFLILNTLNGGVKMPILGYGVFQIEPKEAQRCVEDALSVGYRSIDTAQSYFNEAEVGAALTNALKGGAIKREELFITTKLWISHANEKDVNKAFETSLKKLGLEYLDLYLIHQPYNDVYGAWRAMSKLHKEGRIRAIGMSNFYPDKISDFALFNEIKPAINQIELHPFYQKEYEQQINAEFGVATQSWASFAEGKNDMFNNPVLKQIAQKHDKSVAQVILRWLTQRQIVVIPKTTKLARMQENFNVFDFTLNSTDLSAIKSLDTNKTLFIDHRDVERVKWLVDYSKDSRFKE; via the coding sequence ATGGAATTTCTAATATTAAACACCCTCAATGGTGGCGTAAAAATGCCAATTTTGGGCTATGGCGTCTTTCAAATCGAGCCAAAAGAGGCTCAAAGATGCGTAGAGGATGCGCTAAGTGTGGGTTATCGCAGCATTGACACAGCGCAAAGCTATTTCAACGAAGCAGAAGTGGGCGCAGCACTCACAAACGCGCTAAAAGGCGGGGCAATAAAGCGCGAGGAGCTCTTCATCACCACAAAGCTTTGGATAAGCCACGCCAATGAAAAAGACGTAAACAAAGCCTTTGAAACTAGCCTTAAAAAGCTAGGGCTTGAGTATTTGGATTTGTATCTAATTCATCAGCCCTATAATGACGTGTATGGCGCGTGGAGGGCGATGAGCAAACTCCACAAAGAAGGGCGCATTCGTGCCATTGGCATGAGCAATTTTTACCCCGATAAAATCAGCGATTTTGCACTTTTTAACGAGATAAAGCCAGCGATAAATCAAATCGAGCTGCACCCCTTTTACCAAAAAGAATATGAGCAGCAAATAAACGCGGAATTTGGAGTAGCCACGCAGTCTTGGGCGAGCTTTGCGGAAGGGAAAAATGATATGTTTAATAACCCCGTTTTAAAGCAAATCGCACAAAAGCATGATAAAAGTGTGGCACAAGTCATTTTGCGCTGGCTCACACAAAGGCAAATCGTGGTAATTCCAAAGACGACAAAACTAGCACGCATGCAAGAAAATTTCAATGTCTTTGATTTTACGCTCAATTCTACTGATTTAAGCGCGATAAAAAGCCTTGATACAAATAAGACCTTATTTATCGACCACAGGGATGTTGAGCGCGTAAAATGGCTTGTGGATTACAGCAAGGATTCTAGGTTTAAGGAGTGA
- a CDS encoding YceI family protein: MPFDIDKKHSAISFSLTHLGISEQNGIFREFGGSLEIDTGTAHIKALEGWVEIASIDTNTKERDTNLQSEEFFSTKSFARAYFKAKEIKNGSVLADLTIKGITKEVFFDLKISQIIINQRTKKPTIDIMLTATINRKDFKIGEDVLNAVLNDKIALKIQLQATQKE; the protein is encoded by the coding sequence GTGCCCTTTGATATAGACAAAAAGCACTCAGCTATAAGCTTTAGTCTCACGCATTTGGGGATTTCAGAGCAAAATGGCATTTTTAGGGAGTTTGGAGGGAGCCTTGAGATTGATACTGGCACAGCGCATATCAAGGCTTTGGAGGGTTGGGTAGAGATTGCCTCCATAGATACCAACACAAAAGAGCGAGATACCAATCTCCAAAGTGAAGAATTTTTCTCCACAAAGAGTTTCGCTCGAGCGTATTTCAAAGCAAAAGAGATAAAAAATGGTAGTGTTTTGGCGGATCTAACGATAAAAGGAATCACAAAAGAGGTGTTTTTTGACTTAAAGATCTCACAAATAATCATCAATCAGCGCACCAAAAAGCCCACGATAGACATCATGCTCACAGCTACGATCAATCGCAAAGACTTCAAAATCGGCGAAGATGTGCTTAATGCTGTATTGAACGATAAAATCGCGCTAAAAATCCAACTCCAAGCAACGCAAAAAGAATAA
- the rrpB gene encoding MarR family transcription factor RrpB, which produces MKKYHSPCPVETTLNLIGNKWKMLIIRDLLSSTKRFGELRASIGASKNQTISQKVLTDNLKELESAKIIKRKVYAEVPPKVEYSLTPLGQSLEGVLQSLSSWGESYKDSDRIRH; this is translated from the coding sequence ATGAAAAAATACCATTCACCATGCCCTGTAGAGACTACCCTAAATCTCATTGGCAACAAATGGAAAATGCTTATTATCCGCGATTTGCTCTCTAGCACAAAACGATTTGGTGAGCTACGCGCCTCCATAGGCGCGAGCAAAAACCAAACTATTTCCCAAAAAGTGCTAACTGATAACCTCAAAGAACTAGAAAGCGCAAAAATCATAAAACGTAAAGTCTATGCAGAAGTCCCGCCAAAAGTCGAATACTCGCTCACCCCGCTAGGACAAAGCCTTGAGGGCGTGCTACAAAGCCTAAGTAGCTGGGGTGAGAGTTATAAAGATTCTGATCGCATAAGGCATTAA
- a CDS encoding DNA adenine methylase has protein sequence MPKGLDNARDGLNVERWQERKSQRQKKPGVAHLLLSYVDSGGHCEMPKNLTSSKYTMQDTRHNNRIQPTLESRKNIIQSPLNYTGGKFTLLSQILPLFPKQISTFVDLFCGGGNVGVNIQAQNIILNDENKVVMELLKLFQKEEFAMIKQKIDVLINEFKLSNSTKFGYEFYKCDSAKGLSSYNKQGFLNLRKAYNEDKDILKLFVLIIFSFNNQIRFNAKGEFNLPCGKRDFNAKMQAKLQGFIQALKSKNISFKNEDFRTFKLENLDKNAFIYMDPPYFLCLASYNENKAWSEQDEKDLLEFMQNLESKNIKFALSNVLTHKGKEHKLLQTWLKENPCFKVHFLNKSYKNCNYQSKRLESREVLVVNYGS, from the coding sequence GTGCCAAAGGGGCTAGATAACGCCAGAGACGGGCTCAACGTAGAGAGATGGCAAGAAAGAAAGTCTCAGAGACAAAAGAAGCCCGGTGTCGCGCATTTGCTATTAAGCTATGTGGATTCTGGTGGGCATTGTGAAATGCCCAAGAATCTCACGAGCTCTAAATATACCATGCAAGACACAAGGCACAACAATCGCATCCAGCCCACCTTAGAGTCAAGGAAAAATATTATCCAAAGTCCGCTAAATTACACAGGGGGTAAATTTACGCTTTTAAGTCAAATTTTACCGCTTTTTCCAAAGCAAATAAGCACTTTTGTGGATTTGTTTTGTGGGGGAGGTAATGTTGGGGTAAATATACAAGCACAAAATATCATCTTAAATGATGAAAATAAGGTTGTAATGGAGCTTTTAAAGCTTTTTCAAAAAGAAGAATTTGCTATGATAAAACAAAAAATTGATGTCTTAATAAATGAATTTAAGCTTTCAAATAGCACCAAATTTGGCTATGAATTTTATAAATGTGATAGTGCTAAGGGCTTATCAAGCTACAATAAACAAGGATTTTTAAACCTAAGAAAAGCCTATAATGAAGATAAAGATATACTCAAACTTTTTGTTTTAATCATCTTTTCTTTTAATAATCAAATCCGCTTTAATGCTAAAGGTGAGTTTAACCTGCCTTGTGGCAAGAGGGATTTTAACGCTAAGATGCAGGCTAAACTTCAAGGCTTTATTCAGGCTTTAAAATCAAAAAATATCAGCTTTAAAAACGAGGATTTTAGAACTTTTAAACTAGAAAATTTAGATAAAAATGCTTTTATTTATATGGACCCGCCTTATTTTTTATGCTTAGCAAGCTATAATGAAAACAAGGCTTGGAGCGAACAAGATGAAAAGGATTTGCTTGAATTTATGCAAAATTTAGAGAGTAAAAACATAAAATTTGCCCTTTCTAATGTGCTTACTCACAAAGGTAAAGAACACAAGCTTTTGCAAACTTGGCTTAAAGAAAATCCTTGCTTTAAAGTGCATTTTTTAAACAAAAGCTATAAAAATTGCAATTATCAAAGCAAAAGGCTAGAAAGCAGGGAAGTTTTGGTGGTGAATTATGGAAGTTAG
- a CDS encoding NAD(P)-dependent oxidoreductase — MKIAILAASGKAGKLITQEALNRGYEVTAFVRDSTKMSKFKNLKVVQKDILALDSKDLSGFDVVISAYGVVATPQDYEPIYKHLSAILANNPARFLIVGGAGSYYMDKERKTQFIDTPEFPDIYKPVASAHNKVLSFLRTQDSLNWVYVSPPADFVFDAPKSGKYKIIGEYFEVNERGESKGSYADYASAMLDIAEDSKINKERVGVIGL, encoded by the coding sequence ATGAAAATTGCAATCTTAGCAGCTAGCGGAAAGGCTGGCAAACTCATCACGCAAGAGGCGCTAAATAGGGGCTATGAGGTCACTGCATTTGTGCGAGATAGCACAAAAATGAGCAAGTTTAAAAATCTAAAAGTTGTGCAAAAAGATATTTTAGCGCTAGATTCTAAGGATTTAAGTGGCTTTGATGTCGTCATTAGCGCCTATGGCGTGGTAGCGACACCGCAGGATTATGAGCCAATTTATAAGCATTTAAGCGCAATTTTAGCAAATAATCCCGCGAGATTTTTAATCGTAGGCGGTGCAGGCAGTTATTATATGGATAAGGAGCGCAAAACGCAGTTCATCGACACACCCGAATTCCCTGATATTTATAAACCAGTGGCAAGCGCGCACAATAAGGTGCTAAGCTTTTTGCGCACGCAAGATTCACTAAATTGGGTTTATGTCAGCCCGCCAGCGGACTTTGTCTTTGATGCGCCAAAAAGTGGCAAATACAAAATTATCGGCGAATATTTTGAGGTAAATGAGCGCGGAGAATCTAAGGGCTCGTATGCGGACTACGCGAGTGCGATGCTTGATATTGCAGAGGATTCTAAAATTAATAAGGAGCGCGTAGGGGTGATTGGGTTGTAA